A stretch of Leptidea sinapis chromosome 36, ilLepSina1.1, whole genome shotgun sequence DNA encodes these proteins:
- the LOC126975593 gene encoding protein krasavietz → MSQKVEKPVLSGQRIKTRKRDEKEKYDPNGFRDALVQGLERAAGDLDAAYKFLDAAGSKLDYRRYGEVIFDVLIAGGLLLPGGSVSMDGESPKTNTCIFNASEDMDSMRNFEQVFVKLMRRYKYLEKMFEEEMKKVLVYIKGFDPEQRIKLARMTALWICNGCVPPSVLLVLVNEHLLKENVALEFVLEVFVTIKQERGVASLVTALKKGQLEGRLLEFLPLNRRSEESLAAMFGARGLGEVVRLHRAQASQEARRDLTRALTDELAERPARDIVPDLRDMAARHDIPDYEVVAIIWQCVMARGEWNKKEELLAEQAAKHLRQYTPLLAAFTQTAKAEIALLTKVQEYCYENMNFMRAFSKLVVMLYKSNVLSEEVILRWYRDPNSSKGKLMFLEQMKKFVEWLQSAEEESESGEEED, encoded by the exons ATGAGAAAGAGAAGTACGACCCTAACGGGTTCCGCGACGCACTGGTCCAGGGGCTGGAGCGCGCCGCAGGAGACCTGGACGCGGCCTACAAGTTCCTAGACGCGGCCGGCTCCAAGCTTGACTATCGCCGCTATGGCGAGGTCATCTTCGACGTGCTTATCGCCGGGGGGCTGCTAC TTCCCGGCGGTTCCGTGTCGATGGATGGGGAATCACCTAAAACCAATACATGCATATTCAATGCCAGTGAGGATATGGACTCCATGCGAAACTTTGAGCAG GTATTCGTGAAGTTGATGCGCCGATACAAATATCTTGAAAAAATGTTTGAGGAGGAAATGAAAAAG GTGCTGGTGTACATAAAAGGTTTTGACCCAGAACAACGCATCAAATTGGCGAGAATGACTGCACTTTGGATCT GCAACGGATGTGTGCCGCCGTCTGTACTGCTGGTGCTGGTCAATGAGCACTTGCTGAAGGAGAACGTGGCACTGGAGTTTGTGCTGGAGGTGTTTGTGACCATCAAGCAGGAACGCGGCGTCGCCTCGCTCGTCACCGCGCTTAAGAAAGGACAACTGGAGGGCAG GCTGCTGGAATTCCTGCCGCTGAACCGGCGCAGCGAGGAGTCGCTGGCGGCCATGTTCGGCGCGCGCGGGCTTGGCGAGGTGGTGCGGCTGCACCGCGCGCAGGCCTCGCAGGAGGCGCGCCGCGACCTCACGCGCGCGCTCACCGACGAGCTGGCGGAGCGGCCCGCGCGGGACATCGTGCCCGACCTGCGCGACATGGCGGCGCGCCACGACATCCCCGACTACGAGGTGGTGGCCATC ATATGGCAGTGCGTGATGGCGCGCGGCGAGTGGAACAAGAAGGAGGAGCTCCTGGCGGAGCAGGCGGCCAAACACCTGCGGCAATACACTCCGCTGCTGGCCGCCTTCACGCAGACCGCCAAGGCCGAGATCGCGCTGCTCACTAAA GTCCAGGAGTACTGCTACGAGAACATGAACTTCATGCGCGCGTTTAGCAAGCTGGTGGTGATGCTGTACAAGAGCAACGTTCTCTCGGAGGAGGTGATCTTGCGTTGGTACCGCGACCCCAACTCCTCTAAGGGGAAGCTGATGTTCCTCGAGCAGATGAAGAAGTTTGTCGAGTGGCTGCAGAGCGCCGAGGAGG AGTCTGAGAGTGGGGAGGAAGAAGATTAG